Proteins from a single region of Dyadobacter fanqingshengii:
- a CDS encoding glycosyltransferase family 2 protein: MNNIAAVVVTFNRLELLKGCIDSLRRQIIAPDAIIVVNNGSSDGTEAWLQQQPDLILINQGNSGGAGGFYTGIKEAHEKGYEWIWVMDDDCVASKDCLATMLASLQSNNVLCVAPIVVDKEGKTDTRHRGCFDFSPQAPSIYVPINEHNDTDILVDFASFVGLMIHSDAIKEIGLPKKEFFIHNDDVEYCLRLSRISKVLVSVKAKIHHLENATATGVRRTFLHKVNYRTPFNQLWIRYYGMRNMTWIKKKYVFNQSKSTRYKMLYLLTRSFLSDSKAIILYDDFKYKRLTFHFNAYRDGWKGEFDNDRPKRIVALQK, translated from the coding sequence ATGAATAACATTGCAGCAGTTGTTGTAACCTTCAACAGATTAGAATTGCTTAAAGGGTGCATCGACTCTTTACGCAGGCAAATAATTGCACCAGATGCGATCATTGTCGTTAACAACGGCAGCTCAGATGGCACCGAAGCCTGGCTGCAACAGCAACCTGACCTGATTTTAATCAATCAGGGAAATTCGGGCGGCGCCGGCGGCTTTTATACAGGCATTAAAGAAGCGCACGAAAAAGGTTACGAGTGGATTTGGGTTATGGATGACGACTGCGTGGCCAGCAAAGACTGCCTGGCAACCATGCTAGCCTCATTGCAGTCCAATAATGTACTTTGCGTTGCGCCCATTGTTGTAGATAAAGAAGGAAAAACGGACACACGTCACCGTGGCTGCTTTGATTTCTCGCCCCAGGCGCCTTCCATCTACGTGCCTATTAACGAACATAATGACACTGATATCCTGGTTGATTTTGCTTCGTTTGTTGGCCTGATGATCCATTCAGACGCAATTAAGGAAATTGGTTTACCCAAAAAAGAATTTTTTATTCACAATGATGACGTGGAATACTGCCTGCGGTTAAGCCGGATCAGTAAGGTTCTGGTAAGCGTGAAAGCAAAAATCCATCATTTGGAAAACGCCACGGCGACGGGTGTTCGCAGGACATTTTTGCACAAAGTAAATTACCGCACCCCCTTCAATCAGTTGTGGATCCGTTACTATGGCATGCGTAACATGACCTGGATTAAGAAGAAATACGTCTTCAATCAGTCAAAATCAACCCGGTACAAGATGCTTTATTTGCTGACCCGTTCATTTCTCTCGGATTCAAAAGCGATCATTCTTTACGACGATTTTAAATACAAGCGCCTGACATTCCATTTCAATGCTTACCGCGACGGGTGGAAGGGCGAGTTTGACAACGACCGGCCTAAGCGAATCGTAGCGCTTCAAAAATAA